A region of Desulfuromonas sp. TF DNA encodes the following proteins:
- a CDS encoding DegT/DnrJ/EryC1/StrS aminotransferase family protein has protein sequence MIPVNQPLLEGNEKKYLAECIDTGWISSEGPFVTRFEEQMAAAVGRRHGIAVCNGTAALEAAVAALDLQPGDEVVMPAFAIISCAMAVVRCGCVPVLVDSDPVNWNVDTGKLREKLEQEIGKNGNRRIKAIMAVHIYGLPTDMDPILEMADRYGLAIIEDAAEMHGQSYKGRPCGSFGALSTFSFYPNKHITTGEGGMLLTDDDALAERCRSLRNLCFQGGRRFVHEELGYNFRMSNLQAAVGVAQLERLEAFVARKRRMGRRYTEGLAGVEGLELMPERTSYAENIYWVYGVVLKDEVPFDAAAAMSRLAERGIGSRPFFWPMHEQPVFRRMGLFKNQTFPVSERLARRGFYLPSGLALSAEQADEVTEAVKRLMKDEGVAK, from the coding sequence ATGATACCGGTCAACCAGCCGCTTCTCGAGGGGAACGAGAAAAAGTATCTGGCGGAATGCATCGACACGGGCTGGATATCCTCCGAGGGGCCGTTCGTGACCCGTTTCGAAGAGCAGATGGCCGCGGCTGTCGGTCGGCGGCACGGGATCGCCGTCTGCAACGGGACCGCGGCGCTCGAGGCCGCGGTGGCGGCGCTGGATCTGCAGCCGGGGGACGAAGTGGTCATGCCGGCCTTCGCCATCATCTCCTGCGCGATGGCGGTGGTGCGGTGCGGATGCGTGCCGGTTCTGGTGGACAGCGATCCGGTGAACTGGAATGTCGATACGGGAAAACTCCGCGAAAAGCTGGAGCAGGAGATCGGAAAAAACGGCAATCGCCGTATAAAAGCCATCATGGCAGTCCACATCTACGGGTTGCCGACGGATATGGACCCCATCCTCGAGATGGCCGACCGATACGGCCTGGCGATCATCGAGGACGCGGCGGAGATGCACGGTCAGAGCTACAAGGGCCGACCCTGCGGCAGCTTCGGCGCCCTCAGCACCTTCAGCTTTTATCCCAACAAGCATATTACGACCGGCGAGGGAGGGATGCTCCTGACCGACGACGATGCCCTCGCCGAACGCTGCCGCTCCCTGCGCAATCTCTGTTTCCAGGGGGGCCGGCGCTTTGTCCATGAAGAGCTCGGCTACAACTTCCGCATGTCCAACCTGCAGGCGGCCGTCGGAGTCGCGCAACTGGAGAGGCTTGAAGCGTTCGTGGCCCGCAAGCGGCGCATGGGGAGGCGGTACACCGAGGGACTGGCGGGGGTCGAGGGGCTGGAGCTGATGCCGGAGCGCACCTCCTATGCCGAGAACATCTACTGGGTGTACGGGGTCGTGCTGAAGGACGAAGTCCCCTTCGATGCCGCAGCGGCAATGAGCCGCCTGGCCGAGAGGGGGATCGGCAGCCGTCCGTTTTTCTGGCCGATGCACGAGCAGCCGGTGTTTCGCAGAATGGGGCTGTTCAAAAATCAGACGTTCCCGGTTTCCGAACGCCTCGCCCGCCGGGGATTCTACCTGCCGAGCGGGCTGGCTCTGTCCGCGGAACAGGCGGATGAGGTAACAGAAGCGGTCAAACGCCTGATGAAAGACGAAGGAGTTGCAAAGTGA
- a CDS encoding flippase: MNQAWTRFLPVFLRRKLAGRAYLQNVVSNTGWQFADNVLRMGIGLLIGIWVARYLGPEQFGLLSYALAFVAIFSTLSTLGLDDIVVRDIVSHPDRKDRILGTAFILKLIGGSISFCAATGTVLVLRPDDDLSQWLVAIIAAGTVFQALHIVEYWFHSQVQAKYAVLAKNLAFILCALIKIVLILAEAPLIAFAWVALFEVVAGAAGLIIAYRSKGHRFRDWSGSVKSAWNMLRDSWPLMMSSMVILIYLRIDQVMLGEMAGVEEVGIYSVAVRLADVWFFIPTIIYWSVFPSIIEAKHTSESLFYERLQKFYNLMALAAYAVAVPVALTAQWLVPALFGDAYSRGGVMLAVLIWANIFMSLEMARSSFLNAMNWTRLHLVTVSLGCTLNISLNYLLIPAFGGMGAVIASLVAYWFAAHGSCFLFKPLFRTGTMLTRALIWPKIW, translated from the coding sequence ATGAACCAGGCCTGGACCCGTTTCCTGCCGGTCTTCCTGCGCCGGAAACTCGCGGGGCGCGCTTACCTGCAGAATGTCGTCAGCAACACCGGCTGGCAGTTCGCGGATAACGTCCTGCGCATGGGGATCGGCCTGCTGATCGGCATATGGGTCGCCCGCTACCTGGGTCCGGAGCAATTCGGCCTGCTCAGCTACGCCCTCGCCTTCGTGGCCATCTTTTCGACACTGTCCACTCTGGGTCTCGACGACATCGTGGTTCGCGATATCGTCAGCCATCCGGACCGCAAGGACCGGATTCTCGGCACGGCGTTCATTCTAAAGCTGATCGGCGGTTCGATCAGCTTCTGTGCGGCAACCGGCACCGTTCTCGTTCTGCGTCCGGACGACGACCTGAGCCAATGGCTGGTAGCGATCATCGCGGCCGGGACGGTGTTCCAGGCCTTGCACATCGTCGAATACTGGTTCCATTCCCAGGTCCAGGCCAAGTATGCGGTCCTGGCCAAAAACCTGGCGTTCATCCTCTGCGCCCTGATCAAGATCGTCCTTATCCTGGCCGAGGCGCCCCTGATTGCCTTTGCCTGGGTTGCCCTGTTCGAGGTCGTGGCCGGCGCAGCGGGTCTGATTATTGCTTACAGGTCAAAGGGTCACCGTTTCAGGGACTGGAGCGGCAGCGTCAAAAGCGCCTGGAACATGCTGCGGGACAGCTGGCCGCTGATGATGTCCAGCATGGTCATCCTTATTTATTTGCGTATCGACCAGGTGATGCTCGGTGAAATGGCCGGCGTCGAAGAGGTCGGCATCTATTCGGTGGCCGTACGACTGGCGGACGTGTGGTTTTTTATTCCCACCATCATCTACTGGTCCGTTTTCCCCAGCATTATCGAGGCGAAACACACCAGTGAAAGCCTCTTTTATGAGAGGCTTCAGAAATTCTACAACCTGATGGCGCTGGCAGCCTATGCGGTGGCTGTTCCCGTGGCGCTGACGGCGCAATGGCTGGTGCCGGCCCTCTTCGGCGACGCCTATTCCCGCGGTGGTGTCATGCTGGCTGTTCTGATCTGGGCGAACATCTTCATGAGCCTTGAAATGGCCAGGTCCTCCTTCCTGAACGCCATGAACTGGACCCGGTTGCATCTTGTCACGGTCTCATTGGGCTGCACACTGAATATCTCCCTTAATTACCTGCTGATCCCGGCCTTCGGCGGCATGGGCGCAGTGATCGCGTCGCTCGTGGCGTACTGGTTCGCCGCCCACGGTTCATGTTTTTTATTCAAACCGCTGTTCAGAACAGGTACCATGTTGACCAGGGCGCTGATCTGGCCGAAAATCTGGTAG